The Plasmodium knowlesi strain H genome assembly, chromosome: 14 genome has a segment encoding these proteins:
- a CDS encoding cyclin 4, putative → MINDIILIDREHIKTPSEEKNVSKDDETKLRIYGCQLIQEAGIILKRKAVTLATAQVLFHRFYFKKSLTDFDVKLIAPASLYLACKLEEDFCRVYKIISAFYFLYKYEDLKSKHYYFNVKNVKLQHFRIDAESMEYKNMKVEVFTYEVLILKEMGFLVHKINQHPHLFLLPYVHSLFNNLNKFDENLTKKLAQYSWGFLNDSMRTTLCCEYQPRCIAVASIFLAAHKLNIPLIRSTNWFALFDVAYEDIRKICIKILQLYKIGRCHYIDVLKKEK, encoded by the exons ATGATAAATGACATTATTTTAATTGATAGGGAACATATAAAAACCCCAagcgaagagaaaaatgtctCCAAAGATGATGAAACGAAATTGAGAATATACGGCTGTCAGTTGATACAGGAGGCTGGTATCATTTTAAAGCGGAAAGCTGTGACATTGGCCACTGCCCAAGTTCTATTTCACCGCTTTTACTTTAAAAAGTCCTTAACCGATTTTGACGTGAAG CTCATCGCACCCGCATCGCTCTACTTAGCTTGTAAACTCGAAGAAGACTTTTGCCGTGTGTACAAAATAATCAGCGCCTTTTATTTCCTGTACAAATATGAGGATTTAAAAAGCAAGCACTACTATTTCAACGTGAAAAACGTCAAGCTGCAACATTTCCGGATAGACGCAGAATCGATG gaatacaaaaatatgaaagtCGAAGTTTTCACGTACGAAGTTTTGATATTAAAAGAGATGGGATTTTTGGTTCATAAAATAAACCAGCACCCCCacttatttcttcttccctacgtacattccctttttaacaatttaaataaatttgaTGAGAACTTGACGAAAAAGCTGGCCCAATATTCATGGGGCTTCTTAAATGacag CATGCGGACAACCCTGTGCTGCGAGTACCAACCACGTTGCATTGCAGTTGCGAGCATTTTCCTGGCCGCACACAAGTTGAACATTCCGCTAATTCGG AGCACCAACTGGTTCGCACTATTTGATGTTGCATATGAAgacataagaaaaatatgcattaaaattttgcagCTGTACAAAATAG GGCGTTGCCATTATATAgacgttttgaaaaaagaaaaatag